A window of the Dermacentor variabilis isolate Ectoservices unplaced genomic scaffold, ASM5094787v1 scaffold_12, whole genome shotgun sequence genome harbors these coding sequences:
- the LOC142565772 gene encoding uncharacterized protein LOC142565772: MPLGCFPAPPPFLPAPGDPAVPWQQWKRVFLNFLEAIGGDELKPKRCKANLLNSLGVEGQRIFYSILAQEADVTADAKDGDKADQFKDALAALDTHFASATNDLVERRRLRQRQLPGETFQAFTNSLRDLACTSNFGSATDSMIRGQLLEGTSSRTTRERMLYEGSSLTLQRAVDIGKQIEQTQQELGEFAHSTVNKIQDVRKRSDSEQRSCYRCGSSSHMANSAACPATNKRCHSCGKIGHFSSMCKSKKKKYAVRKPEKANAVTVLQIGDRNASAKDVRANISIGKIRLSLIVDTSATVSLLSEEHYHKYLANTYSLRPPTANLCNYSGEQIKLSGWNDRKLS; this comes from the coding sequence ATGCCGCTCGGGTGTTTCCCAGCACCGCCCCCTTTCTTGCCTGCACCCGGTGACCCGGCTGTGCCTTGGCAGCAGTGGAAACGCGTATTCCTGAATTTCCTGGAGGCCATTGGCGGCGATGAACTGAAGCCGAAGCGTTGCAAGGCAAATCTGCTAAACTCGCTCGGCGTTGAAGGCCAGCGAATATTCTACAGCATCCTTGCACAAGAAGCAGACGTGACCGCGGACGCCAAGGACGGGGACAAGGCGGACCAGTTCAAGGACGCGCTTGCTGCACTGGATACGCATTTCGCGAGCGCTACGAATGATTTGGTGGAGCGGCGCCGGTTGCGCCAAAGACAACTGCCTGGTGAGACCTTTCAAGCATTTACAAACAGTCTTCGGGACCTTGCGTGTACTTCGAATTTTGGCAGTGCTACCGATAGCATGATTCGAGGCCAATTACTGGAAGGCACTTCGTCACGAACAACCCGTGAACGCATGCTTTATGAAGGGTCTTCGCTTACACTGCAGCGTGCTGTTGACATCGGGAAGCAAATTGAGCAAACGCAACAAGAGCTCGGGGAATTCGCGCATAGCACTGTGAACAAGATTCAAGATGTGCGAAAAAGGTCAGACTCTGAGCAACGAAGTTGCTACAGGTGCGGCTCGTCATCGCATATGGCTAACTCGGCTGCATGTCCGGCGACGAACAAGCGTTGCCACTCTTGTGGAAAAATTGGTCACTTTTCAAGCATGTGCaaatcgaagaaaaagaaatatgccgTTCGAAAGCCCGAGAAGGCCAACGCCGTCACGGTACTTCAAATCGGTGACCGTAATGCGTCGGCGAAAGATGTTCGAGCCAACATTTCTATCGGGAAGataagattgtcgttgattgtCGACACGAGCGCTACGGTTTCTTTGCTCAGTGAAGAGCACTACCACAAATATCTAGCCAACACCTACTCGTTGCGACCGCCGACTGCCAATTTGTGTAACTATTCCGGAGAACAAATCAAGTTAAGCGgttggaacgacagaaagctgagctag